The Pygocentrus nattereri isolate fPygNat1 chromosome 17, fPygNat1.pri, whole genome shotgun sequence genome window below encodes:
- the rabggtb gene encoding geranylgeranyl transferase type-2 subunit beta translates to MGTQIKDVVIKPDAPNTLLLDKHADYIAAYGSKKDDYEYTLSEYLRMSGIYWGLTVMDLMGQLHRMNREEIIDFIKSCQHDCGGFSASIGHDPHLLYTLSAVQILTLYDNVKAIDVDKVVDYVRGLQQEDGSFAGDKWGEIDTRFSFCAVATLALLGRLDAVDVDKAVEFVLSCMNFDGGFGCRPGSESHAGQIYCCTGFLSVTGQLHQVNADLLGWWLCERQLPSGGLNGRPEKLPDVCYSWWVLAALKIIGRIHWIDKAKLRTFILSCQDEETGGFADRPGDMVDPFHTLFGVAGLSLLGDEQIKPVNPVFCMPEDVLQRIGLQPDLLS, encoded by the exons ATG gGGACCCAGATTAAAGACGTGGTCATTAAGCCTGATGCTCCTAACACTCTTCTCCTGGATAAACATGCTGACTATATCGCTGCTTATGGCTCCAAAAAAGATGATTAT GAATACACCCTTTCGGAGTATTTGCGGATGAGTGGTATTTACTGGGGTCTCACTGTGATGGACCTGATGGGTCAGCTTCACCGCATGAACCGAGAGGAGATTATTGACTTCATTAAATCCTGCCAGCACGACTGTGGAGGCTTCAGTGCCAGCATCGGCCATGACCCGCACCTGCTCTACACGCTTAGCGCCGTACAG AtcttgacactgtatgacaatgTTAAAGCCATCGATGTGGACAAGGTTGTGGATTATGTGAGGGGACTTCAGCAGGAGGATGGGTCATTTGCAGGAGACAAATggg GAGAAATAGATACCAGGTTTTCCTTCTGTGCTGTTGCAACTCTGGCATTGCTG ggcAGATTGGATGCTGTTGATGTGGACAAGGCCGTGGAGTTCGTTTTGTCCTGTATGAACTTTGATGGAGGATTCGGCTGCAGGCCTGGCTCAGAATCTCACGCTGGACAG atttactgttGTACGGGGTTCCTGTCCGTCACTGGTCAGCTCCATCAGGTCAacgctgatctgctgggatggTGGCTCTGTGAGAGACAGCTTCCGTCTGGAGGGCTTAACGGCAGACCGGAGAAG TTGCCAGATGTGTGCTACTCGTGGTGGGTTCTCGCTGCATTAAAGATCATCGGCAGAATTCACTGGATTGACAAAGCCAAGCTGAGGACATTTATCCTGTCCTGTCAGGACGAGGAGACGGGCGGATTTGCTGACCGACCAGGAGACATG GTCGATCCTTTCCATACACTGTTCGGTGTAGCTGGTCTGTCTCTTCTGGGAGATGAGCAGATAAAGCCGGTAAACCCAGTCTTCTGCATGCCTGAGGACGTTCTCCAGAGGATCGGCCTCCAGCCTGACCTACTAAGTTAA
- the acadm gene encoding medium-chain specific acyl-CoA dehydrogenase, mitochondrial has product MLNFGKVLRAGVRAGLQFQSKGAATGAQVASAAKASHGISFELTDQQKEFKEVARKFAQEEIIPVAPEYDRSGEYPFPLIRRAWELGLMNSHIPEDYGGLGLSSFDSCLITEELAYGCTGVQTAIEANSLGQMPVIIAGNEAQKKKYLGRMTEEPLMCAYCVTEPGAGSDVAGVRTRAVKKGDEYIINGQKMWITNGGKANWYFLLARTDPDPKCPASRAFTGFVIEADTPGVQPGKKEMNMGQRCSDTRGVTFEDVRIPKENVLLGEGAGFKIAMGAFDKTRPPVAAGATGLAQRALDEATKYALERKTFGRLIADHQAISFMLAEMAMKVELARLAYQRSAWEVDDGRRNTYYASIAKAYAGDIANQVATDAVQIFGGNGFNSEYPVEKLMRDAKIYQIYEGTAQIQRLIISREHLAKYKR; this is encoded by the exons ATGCTGAATTTCGGGAAG gtCTTGCGGGCAGGTGTTCGGGCAGGTCTGCAGTTTCAGAGCAAAGGAGCTGCAACAGGAGCTCAAGTGGCCAGCGCAGCCAAAGCGTCCCATGGGATATCTTTTG AACTCACTGACCAGCAGAAGGAATTCAAGGAGGTAGCCAGAAAATTTGCTCAGGAAGAGATTATTCCAGTCGCTCCGGAGTATGACCGCAGCGGCGAA TATCCATTTCCCCTCATCCGGAGGGCGTGGGAGCTCGGCCTGATGAACTCCCATATTCCAGAGGACTATG GGGGTCTGGGTCTGTCCAGCTTCGACTCCTGTCTCATCACAGAGGAGTTGGCGTATGGATGCACAGGAGTGCAGACGGCTATCGAGGCTAACTCTCTCGGA CAAATGCCGGTCATCATCGCTGGTAATGAAGCTCAGAAGAAGAAGTATCTGGGCAGGATGACCGAGGAGCCGCTCATGTGT GCGTACTGTGTGACGGAGCCCGGCGCAGGCTCCGACGTGGCTGGCGTAAGGACTCGAGCTGTGAAGAAAGGGGACGAATACATCATCAATGGCCAGAAAATGTGGATCACCAACGGAGGAAAAGCTAACTG GTATTTCTTGCTGGCCCGCACAGACCCTGACCCCAAATGCCCAGCCAGCAGAGCGTTCACAGGCTTCGTCATCGAGGCGGACACTCCGGGAGTTCAGCCCGGCAAGAAG GAAATGAACATGGGTCAGAGGTGCTCAGACACTCGTGGGGTCACCTTCGAGGACGTGAGAATCCCCAAAGAGAACGTCCTGCTCGGCGAGGGAGCGGGATTTAAGATCGCCATGGGGGCTTTCGACAAGACTCGACCTCCT GTTGCTGCAGGTGCAACAGGACTGGCTCAGAGAGCTCTGGATGAGGCCACCAAGTATGCCTTAGAGAGAAAGACTTTTGGCAGGCTTATTGCTGAT CACCAAGCCATTTCCTTCATGCTGGCGGAGATGGCCATGAAGGTGGAGCTGGCCAGGCTGGCCTATCAGAGATCAGCATGGGAGGTGGATGATGGCAGAAGGAACACTTACTACGCATCCATCGCTAAAGCCTACGCCGGAGATATCGCCAACCAGGTCGCGACTGATGCCGTCCAGATTTTTGGCGGGAATGGATTCAACAGTGAATACCCTGTGGAGAAACTAATGAGAGACGCGAAGATTTATCAG ATTTATGAAGGAACTGCTCAAATCCAAAGGCTCATCATCTCACGAGAGCATCTTGCGAAATACAAGCGGTGA